One window of the Cryptococcus gattii WM276 chromosome E, complete sequence genome contains the following:
- a CDS encoding chitin synthase, putative (Similar to TIGR gene model, INSD accession AAW43575.1), protein MAQWHMRYTAATCDPDDFIPENGWKLKTTSYNRETELLIAITSYNEDKILYARTLHNVMLNIRDICNTKASKFWRRSAEEGCPGWQKIVVALVADGLDPMDKEVLDVLQTIGVFQDGILKKEVDGKKTAAHIFEYTTQLSIDATPQLVQPHPGDPNNLVPVQIIFVLKQENSKKINSHRWLFNALGRQLQPEICVLLDAGTKPGHKAIYHRGACGEIHAMIKKGIKLLNPLVAAQNFEYKMSNILDKPLESSFGYVSVLPGAFSAYRYKAIQGRPLTQYFHGDATLAARLGKKGIYGMGIFTKNMFLAEDRILCFELVAKAGEKWVLQYVKPSKAETDVPEQAAELISQRRRWLNGSFAASVYSVFHFFRLYRSGHGPIRMLFLHIQAINFLTVGINWLAFYSPFSFSLVFSWFALANLWLTFSIIIQLLPESANINLFGTADVTHWVNLVFTWVYLAFLMLQLVLALGNRPKGEKGLYILTLWVYAFLSLYLIVCSIILSVVAFKGALRDGESIGAKLGNLFNSTNGVLVAAIMSTIGIYLIASFLYRDPWHMFSSFPQYMLLAPSFTNVLNVYAFCNLHDVSWGTKGSDRAEALPAISSSKEKDGDTAVVEEQQRSQKELDESFKQVVQRAVAPYKPEEAEEKPNLDDQNRTFRTRLVVVWLLSNAALAISIQTLNGLDTTKQLVEACLPSSYNVDNGTVIVPTNGTCISQALEHDGEKLQDKQQIYFQAILWATFGLSMVRFIGCVFYWAMRQMGRCWRRN, encoded by the exons ATGGCTCAGTG GCATATGCGATACACGGCTGCGACATGCGATCCCGACGATTTCATCCCCGAGAATGGGTGGAAACTAAAAACTACTTCCTACAACCGAGAAACTGAGCTTCTCATTGCCATTACGAGCT ACAATGAGGATAAAATACTGTACGCCAGAACGCTTCATAATGTCATGCTTAATATTCGTGACATCTGCAATACTAAGGC ATCCAAATTCTGGCGCCGATCAGCGGAGGAGGGTTGTCCAGGCTGGCAGAAAATTGTGGTCGCCTTGGTGGCTGATGGTTTAGATCCAATGGATAAAGAAGTGTTAGATGTTCTGCAGACAATCGGTGTATTCCAGGACGGTATCCTCAAGAAAGAAGTTGATGGGAAGAAAACAGCAGCTCATATATTCGAA TATACAACTCAGCTCTCTATAGATGCCACTCCTCAGTTAGTTCAGCCGCATCCTGGAGATCCCAATAATCTT GTACCAGTACAAATAATTTTTGTTTTGAAGCAAGAGAACTCAAAGAAAATCAACTCTCATCGCTGGCTTTTCAATGCTCTAGGGAGACAGCTTCAGCCAGAGATTTGTGTGTTACTGGACGCGGGAACAAAGCCCGGCCACAAAGCAATCTATCATC GTGGTGCGTGTGGAGAAATCCACGCCATGATCAAGAAGGGAATCAAGCTTCTTAATCCCTTGGTGGCAGCTCAAAATTTCGAATATAAGATGTCGAACATCTTGGATAAGCCATTGGAGAGCAGCTTCGGATA CGTGAGCGTTTTGCCGGGCGCTTTCAGCGCTTACCGCTACAAAGCAATCCAAGGCCGGCCTTTAACCCAGTACTTCCATGGTGATGCCACTT TGGCAGCGAGGCTGGGTAAGAAGGGAATATATGGCATGGGCATTTTTACCAAAAACATGTTCTTGGCAGAAGACCG CATTCTTTGTTTTGAGCTTGTCGCAAAGGCTGGAGAAAAATGGGTTCTACAATACGTGAAACCTAGCAAGGCTGAAACGGATGTCCCGGAGCAAGCAGCTGAGCTTATCAGccagagaagaagatggttGAATGGCTCATTTGCGGCCTCGGTC TATTCTGTTTTCCATTTTTTTAGATTGTATCGAAGTGGTCATGGCCCAATCAGAATGCTTTTCCTGCATATACAGGCAATT AATTTCCTCACTGTTGGCATTAACTGGTTGGCCTTTTATTCCCCATTCAGCTTCAGTCTCGTTTTCTCCTGGTTTGCTCTCGCGAATCTCTGGCTCACATTCTCCATTATCATCCAATTGCTTCCTGAAAGTGCCAATATCAACTTATTCGGCACGGCTGACGTT ACCCACTGGGTCAATCTTGTGTTCACATGGGTATATTTGGCCTTTTTGATGTTGCAACTCGTTCTAGCTTTGGGCAACCGACCcaaaggagaaaaagggCTATACATTCTCACTCTTTG GGTTTATGCTTTCTTATCTCTCTATCTGATCGTGTGCTCCATCATCCTATCTGTCGTTGCCTTCAAA GGAGCTTTGAGAGACGGAGAAAGTATAGGTGCTAAGCTCGGTAATCTTTTCAATTCCACGAATGGGGTACTGGTGGCGGCTATCATGTCCACAATTGGTATCTACCTCATTGCATCATTCCTTTAT AGAGATCCCTGGCACATGTTCAGTTCCTTTCCTCAGTATATG CTTCTTGCTCCTTCATTTACCAACGTCCTGAATGTCTATGCATTTTGCAACCTGCATGATGTTTCTTGGGGTACCAAGGGCTCAGACAGAGCGGAAGCTCTACCAGCCATATCCTCAAGTAAGGAGAAGGATGGCGACACCGCCGTGGTAGAAGAGCAACAAAGA AGTCAAAAAGAATTGGACGAGTCATTCAAACAAGTCGTCCAACGTGCAGTTGCACCATATAAGCCTGAAGAAGCCGAAGAAAAACCCAACCTTGAT GATCAAAATCGAACTTTCAGGACCCGCCTTGTAGTGGTTTGGTTGCTTTCTAACGCAGCGCTTGCTATCTCCATACAAACCCTCAACGGTCTCGATACGACTAAGCAGCTCGTAGAAGCTTGCCTCCCCAGCTCATACAATGTTGATAATGGAACAGTAATTGTGCCTACCAATGGCACCTGTATCAGTCAGGCTCTGGAGCATGACGGCGAAAAATTACAAGACAAGCAACAAATTTACTTTCAAGCAATTTTATGGGCGACATTCGGATTATCAATGGTCAGGTTTATCGGA TGTGTGTTCTACTGGGCCATGAGACAGATGGGCAGATGCTGGAGACGTAATTGA
- a CDS encoding uncharacterized protein (Similar to TIGR gene model, INSD accession AAW43573.1), with protein MFSPATPIAGPSNPSRLHPSFSSPAFRRGGSIFPYGYGASNQPSSSRSSTPFTTAAVRIRSGSVFSREQWKKEELARRRQESRDKLKSSWDLLFEKYRDVEDDDEIDLSTGTIVKDRGKLRALQQPMWFGQKGEDDGGESTGGGHDFESDEDELGDWDEKSGLDPQLPEWEEVEGSHQAWTEEDDADFREFMRAEQRRKSTFGSDNEDEEALSEQDPEEFAGFEEYLDVSPRSRGTQILPLPTLDDLFASDNNSSSEDELEAIHDNDAEEKGARDNLSDLPSLHDVSTASRRPKRRTIIEVVIPSRPRSKSTGGIEKRASEEYLLSSFPKSTSVPSLADLFTPPPAIPQMRRYPVSSSASSKSEGKKRMLGERPEEDTPSGDHSIIQLGESPNSTETIKMHGGELFRYDNCRVAGDSRKAKATFCPGETGSCISEGRSRPSEQFARKSRPSGTSFTAATRLDEECEPTKPRTCRLCRKAGGERAKTAEMCPGRHSYRRCNYRQRRGAIQPPTTNTSTTTPVDVANNESKPSKINVSSDTSQARAKYSHLLHMEDTRLESLSAVRKYRRRVIESVSDDDDPGFTTDTAVPLCVPSNNLTRKPKETAALLSPPPTSSVAPSPPPIASPYRPSRSLLLSLPPSSPPRPDIFSPFPSQPAQPTPSPSVSLKHRNHVADTYKLSGVMYHPTPPPSTDGMRSASLSSDNASTSLPHKSALRRPSDSLGLQPSSSIKRTRFSLIRSPVCHSTSDEEGSEDELDLLSNIDSSSTITHSSPPKHSSSPITTEWRVRAADIGIKLGPEHTGRLPSDMVKSLVPSMGLFRPTLGSSSQISSKYTLPAPPSGFRPLFQPRPASEQQHPSSGSGPDPQARLMLPPPVPAKRSICPNSLSTPKKFKNSTSTFSTSSSVPSKIRLTSLPAVVVRARARSRSLSMAPTGALRTSKTPGSITSPGSKIPRTTPTRNGKVLMDLQRVAKELGDEAGLEWGLDEETDDGGRMWREGSVAAYK; from the exons ATGTTCTCCCCTGCAACTCCCATAGCAGGCCCTTCAAATCCGTCCCGTCTCCAcccttccttttcttctcctgcATTCCGCCGTGGGGGATCAATCTTCCCTTACGGGTATGGAGCTAGTAATCAgccatcttcttctcgttCTTCTACTCCATTCACTACCGCAGCGGTAAGGATTAGGTCAGGATCTGTATTCAGTCGGGAGCAGtggaaaaaagaagagcTAGCTCGCCGACGACAGGAATCAAGAGACAAGCTCAAGTCAAGCTGGGATTTATTGTTTGAAAAATATCGGGACgtcgaggatgatgatgagattGACCTATCAACAGGGACAATAGTGAAAGACAGGGGAAAGCTGAGAGCTCTGCAACAACCCATGTGGTTTGGACAAAAgggggaagatgatggtggTGAATCGACGGGAGGAGGTCATGACTTTGAGTCGGACGAGGACGAGTTAGGAGATTGGGACGAGAAGTCAGGTTTGGATCCTCAACTTCCGGAatgggaagaagtggaaggGTCCCATCAGGCTTGGAcggaggaggatgatgcAGACTTCAGAGAGTTTATGCGGGCGGAGCAAAGACGAAAATCGACATTTGGGTCGGATAACGAGGACGAAGAGGCGCTGTCTGAACAAGATCCGGAGGAATTTGCAGGCTTCGAAGAATATCTAGATGTGTCTCCAAGATCCCGGGGTACTCAaattcttcctcttcctaCCTTAGATGACCTTTTTGCTTCTGACAACAACTCCTCTTCAGAGGATGAGCTGGAAGCCATCCATGATAATGATGCGGAGGAGAAAGGCGCTCGAGATAACCTATCAGATTTACCAAGCTTGCAT GACGTTTCTACGGCATCGCGGCGACCGAAACGACGCACCATTATTGAAGTGGTCATCCCTAGTCGCCCTCGATCTAAATCAACCGGTGGTATTGAGAAGAGAGCTTCTGAGGAATATCTCTTAAGCTCCTTTCCTAAGTCTACTTCGGTTCCTTCACTAGCAGATCTTTTTACTCCACCTCCGGCTATCCCACAGATGCGTCGTTACCCAGTTAGCTCTTCAGCGTCATCCAAGAGCGAAGGGAAGAAGCGCATGCTTGGCGAACGACCAGAGGAGGATACACCATCTGGGGATCATTCGATTATTCAGCTCGGCGAATCTCCGAACTCTACAGAGACCATCAAAATGCATGGCGGAGAGCTCTTCAGATATGACAACTGTCGTGTCGCTGGTGACAGTAGAAAGGCTAAAGCTACTTTCTGTCCAGGGGAAACTGGCAGCTGCATTTCTGAGGGCCGATCACGACCATCCGAACAGTTTG CGCGAAAATCGCGGCCGTCAGGCACGTCTTTTACTGCTGCTACTCGGTTGGACGAGGAGTGTGAGCCAACTAAACCGAGGACCTGTAGGCTTTGCCGAAAAGCAGGTGGAGAGAGAGCGAAGACGGCAGAAATGTGTCCGGGAAGACATTCATATAGACGGTGCAACTACAGACAGCGACGGGGGGCAATCCAGCCTCCGACCACAAACACATCTACAACGACACCTGTCGATGTCGCGAATAACGAGAGCAAGCCCTCAAAGATTAATGTGTCATCTGATACGTCTCAGGCGAGAGCAAAATACTCGCATCTCCTCCACATGGAGGATACGCGTTTGGAATCATTATCTGCGGTCAGAAAATATAGGCGCCGTGTTATCGAATCCGTCAGTGACGATGACGACCCTGGCTTTACAACAGATACTGCAGTACCGCTCTGTGTACCTTCTAATAACTTAACTCGTAAGCCCAAAGAAACTGCAGCGCTCCTGTCGCCCCCTCCGACGTCATCTGTCGCACCctcacctccacccattGCCTCCCCTTATAGGCCGTCAAGATCTCTGCTCTTGTCACTtccaccttcttcccccCCTCGTCCCGATAttttttcccctttccctAGTCAACCTGCGCAACCTACTCCTTCGCCATCTGTTTCATTAAAACATCGCAATCATGTCGCTGACACCTACAAGCTGTCCGGGGTCATGTATCACCCAACTCCTCCCCCATCTACTGACGGTATGCGAAGTGCGTCTTTGTCTAGCGATAATGCTTCTACCTCGCTTCCTCACAAGAGTGCTCTACGTCGTCCGTCAGACAGCCTTGGGCTTCAGCCCTCGTCAAGCATTAAACGCACGCGTTTTTCTCTCATTCGCTCTCCTGTGTGCCACTCAACTTCCGACGAAGAGGGTAGTGAAGACGAACTTGATTTATTGTCAAATATTGATTCCTCATCGACCATAACCCATTCATCGCCTCCTAAACATAGTTCTAGCCCCATTACGACTGAGTGGCGCGTGAGGGCCGCAGATATCGGAATCAAGCTAGGGCCAGAGCATACAGGCCGATTGCCGTCAGATATGGTAAAATCGCTTGTGCCATCAATGGGCTTATTTAGGCCGACATTAGGCTCATCATCTCAAATAAGCTCCAAATATACGCTTCCCGCCCCTCCATCGGGCTTTAGGCCGCTTTTTCAGCCTCGTCCGGCGTCCGAGCAACAACACCCATCGTCTGGCAGTGGTCCTGACCCACAAGCACGGCTCATGCTTCCTCCCCCGGTTCCTGCCAAACGCTCGATCTGTCCAAATTCATTGTCTACTCCTAAAAAATTCAAGAATTCAACTAGTACATTTTCAACATCCTCATCTGTTCCTTCAAAGATTAGATTAACATCTTTACCGGCTGTGGTTGTTCGCGCTCGAGCTCGGTCGCGGAGTCTTTCAATGGCGCCGACTGGTGCCTTGCGAACATCAAAGACGCCGGGGTCCATAACCTCACCTGGCTCAAAGATTCCACGGACGACACCTACGAGGAACGGTAAAGTTTTGATGGATCTGCAAAGGGTAGCAAAGGAACTTGGTGACGAGGCTGGGCTCGAGTGGGGGCTTGATGAAGAAACTGATGATGGTGGGAGAATGTGGAGAGAGGGCAGTGTTGCTGCATATAAATGA
- a CDS encoding uncharacterized protein (Similar to TIGR gene model, INSD accession AAW43570.1), with the protein MFPPESIWNDQEQLVSYYVNNAVPIRTQPGVLIASIIVSILGSYATLIVLGRRTSSRGWRNHLLLLLAAIVFAACAIWGMHFVSMISIRLKASPDVVWYIRFNDGMTAMSLLVPMVATALSFWVIGSELDFSIWRVLLAGGIMGLTVGLMHYSASFKLPYLTVSYTAVTVVFALILAVVAATVALFLFFRLRTQWQDSWWKRGLCALMLATAVCGPRVGISVMCAAIVLFCFLVALFDALTRRSIRSKARSIVVASASFDKTGKLLVKNDGTIPMQVISTDADLQRVLRELDPRQPTFQWLYQLSFNWSLVTPFVPRVLRSVFDRSRGIVKRASPLERGLPHSYWETLLFRSRFIEASVLLAQQLDLSVESLGAMFDRVLTTGTRAPTPEDKSGKAVEEGKASMKGDDESSIHGITLRMHNSEGVMLFLVREIGDGHPAAWDNPSADKSQLRSVDNVDSYTARGYRLAETRYFSKAMADHFGVSKQEMDVFLSACKTYAKRGTRPVVQSGGAYLGLFGVRPTGEKNNLDVLVYNFARHQIPAYRLPDVSYPLTSTMKAWVRELSNCPMGEVLQRCNDAVLQAEKSEDGMSLHSQVDEALYEFQSALAVAIEALATALRCWPTLHQIATLSPEIIEIPASDDDDKPPAEMVVLEVILPAPDARLTPVQSRASGVQAPSLASGRHESDKPPAPFVYTPFSLFTKSQAMLLRARAFQEFSKSTSMDLNKVYPLVPTDVAAELDAYDRDEKRPDSNSNPFKKLYSSSKTGNKGLIVDVGDDENGIDENYHIPLSPMGSDTTGDANEKSFSTLSPTLQSLSMDTSRMGNRRGTGQSDNSATPLHAPVESMRKGLSNLVHKAAEATGYYGEEEGDEGTMQEGSIGMPVYSSVRNKTDGWFMRSMRDLERADQTGMLDGVEWQPKRRQ; encoded by the exons ATGTTTCCTCCTGAGAGCATCTGGAACG ACCAGGAACAGCTAGTCTCCTACTACGTGAACAATGCTGTTCCCATCCGTACTCAGCCCGGTGTGCTCATCGCATCCATTATTGTCTCTATCCTCGGTTCTTACGCTACCCTTATCGTTCTTGGTCGACGTACCTCCTCAAGAGGTTGGAGGAaccatcttctcctcctcctcgccgCCATTGTCTTCGCCGCGTGCGCCATCTGGGGTATGCACTTTGTCAGTATGATCAGTATCCGTTTAAAGGCCAGTCCAGACGTTGTATGGTATATCCGG TTCAATGATGGAATGACAGCGATGTCGCTTTTGGTCCCTATGGTAGCCACTGCGCTGTCCTTCTGGGTCATTGGTTCAGAACTTGATTTCTCCATTTGGCGTGTCCTTCTTGCTGGTGGTATCATGGGTTTAACTGTCGGTCTTATGCACTACTCGGCATCCTTCAAGCTTCCTTATTTGACCGTATCCTACACG GCCGTTACCGTCGTTTTCGCTCTGATCCTTGCCGTTGTGGCGGCGACAGTGgctctcttccttttcttccgACTTCGTACTCAGTGGCAAGACTCTTGGTGGAAGCGTGGGCTTTGTGCTTTGATGCTGGCTACCGCCGTTTGCGG TCCACGTGTAGGTATCTCCGTTATGTGCGCCGCAATCGTGCTTTTCTGTTTCCTTGTCGCCCTTTTCGACGCCTTGACCCGTCGATCTATCCGAAGCAAGGCTCGTAGCATCGTGGTGGCTAGCGCGTCTTTCGATAAGACCGGTAAATTGCTTGTGAAGAATGATGGTACTATTCCGATGCAGGTCATCTCCACCGATGCTGATCTTCAG CGAGTATTGCGAGAACTTGATCCTCGCCAGCCTACTTTCCAGTGGCTATATCAGCTTTCCTTCAACTGGTCACTCGTCACCCCCTTCGTTCCTCGCGTTCTTAGGTCTGTTTTCGACCGATCGCGAGGTATTGTCAAGCGTGCTAGCCCTCTAGAGCGTGGATTACCTCACAGTTATTGGGAGACGTTGCTCTTCAGAAGTCGATTCATCGAGGCCTCTGTACTCCTCGCACAACAGCTCGATTTGTCGGTCGAATCTCTCGGCGCGATGTTTGACCGAGTATTGACTACAGGCACACGAGCGCCTACCCCTGAAGACAAGAGCGGAAAGGCTGTCGAAGAAGGCAAAGCATCTATGAAAGGAGACGACGAGAGCTCCATTCACGGTATCACTCTCCGCATGCACAACTCAGAGGGTGTCATGCTCTTCTTGGTCCGAGAGATCGGCGACGGTCACCCTGCTGCATGGGATAATCCTAGTGCCGACAAATCTCAGCTCCGATCTGTTGACAATGTGGACTCTTACACTGCACGAGGTTACCGTCTGGCCGAAACTCGATACTTTAGCAAGGCAATGGCCGACCATTTCGGTGTATCCAAGCAGGAGATGGACGTCTTCCTTTCGGCTTGTAAGACCTATGCGAAGCGAGGCACACGTCCTGTCGTGCAAAGTGGTGGTGCATACCTTGGCTTGTTTGGCGTTCGACCCACTGGCGAGAAGAACAACCTAGACGTTCTCGTCTACAACTTTGCTCGTCACCAAATCCCCGCCTACCGACTTCCTGACGTCAGCTACCCCCTTACCTCTACCATGAAGGCTTGGGTGCGTGAACTTTCCAACTGCCCGATGGGTGAGGTCCTTCAACGATGTAACGATGCCGTGCTTCAAGCCGAAAAATCTGAGGATGGCATGTCACTTCATTCCCAAGTGGATGAGGCTCTTTATGAATTCCAATCCGCGTTGGCGGTCGCTATTGAAGCCCTTGCTACTGCACTTCGTTGCTGGCCAACTTTGCATCAAATTGCAACATTGTCACCCGAGATTATTGAAATTCCCGCGtcagatgatgatgacaaaCCGCCTGCAGAAATGGTTGTGCTTGAAGTTATCTTGCCTGCTCCGGACGCTCGTCTTACCCCTGTTCAGTCTCGAGCATCTGGTGTCCAAGCGCCCAGTTTGGCCTCTGGTAGACATGAGTCTGACAAGCCTCCTGCGCCCTTCGTGTACACTCCCTTCAGTCTGTTTACCAAATCGCAAGCGATGCTTCTTCGCGCACGAGCGTTCCAAGAATTCTCCAAGAGTACCAGTATGGATCTCAACAAGGTTTATCCCCTTGTCCCTACCGATGTAGCTGCGGAACTTGACGCTTATGACCGCGACGAAAAGCGCCCAGACTCGAATTCGAACCCATTCAAAAAACTATATTCCTCGAGTAAGACTGGCAACAAGGGTCTTATTGTTGATGTTGGTGACGACGAAAATGGAATCGACGAGAATTACCATATCCCTCTCTCCCCGATGGGGTCAGACACCACAGGCGACGCCAACGAGAAGAGTTTTAGCACTTTGTCACCCACCCTTCAGTCCTTATCTATGGACACTTCAAGAATGGGCAACCGACGTGGTACAGGTCAGTCGGATAACTCGGCAACGCCGTTGCACGCGCCTGTGGAAAGTATGAGAAAAGGGTTGTCGAATTTGGTGCACAAGGCAGCAGAGGCGACGGGATACTAcggtgaagaggagggggaTGAAGGGACGATGCAAGAAGGATCTATTGGGATGCCCGTGTATTCGAGCGTAAGAAATAAGACTGATGG CTGGTTCATGAGGAGTATGCGCGACTTGGAGCGAGCCGACCAAACTGGTATGCTCGATGGAGTCGAATGGCAACCCAAAAGGAGGCAATAA
- a CDS encoding phosphopantothenate-cysteine ligase, putative (Similar to TIGR gene model, INSD accession AAW43898.1), with amino-acid sequence METPPTPFSTESYFQTQKSPPNIQEKTAKVRQFVDKWRAVDGKKVVLVTSGGTTVPLESNTVRFLDNFSAGTRGATSAEYFLSQGYAVIFMHRIHSLRPFSRHYSHSLNPFLDLLSIVPSSSGESSIIVSPEHTKELLPILEAYHGAQTSGTLLSIEFQTVNEYLWLLKGVTDAMVPLGRRALFYLAAAVSDFFLPEDKMAEHKMQSGKGTLSLEMDQVPKVLKPLVQEWMPEGYIVSFKLETDPALLIPKSRAALARYGHQLVIGNELHRRKYEVVFVERTNLQSHVRLQTNEDNSPTETPPLEKADAQNEEFIESWLRLDDIQPGAAEPGKAVGGKGKDGEVEIEELIVEELVKRHQQWIKGKT; translated from the exons ATGGAAACCCCTCCGACCCCCTTCTCCACAGAGTCCTATTTTCAAACTCAAAAATCTCCCCCTAACATCCAAGAGAAGACAGCCAAAGTCCGCCAGTTCGTAGATAAATGGAGAGCTGTAGATGGCAAAAAGGTCGTCCTCGTCACT AGTGGAGGAACGACCGTGCCGCTCGAGTCCAATAC CGTGCGCTTCCTGGACAACTTCTCCGCTGGGACTCGAGGGGCAACGTCTGCAGAATACTTTTTGTCCCAGGGCTACGCCGTAATCTTTATGCACAGGATCCACTCCCTCCGTCCCTTTTCTCGACACTATTCTCATTCGCTCAATCCATTCCTCGATCTCTTGTCGATCgttccctcttcctctggGGAATCTTCCATCATCGTATCTCCAGAGCATACGAAAGAGCTCTTACCCATTTTAGAAGCATACCACGGGGCTCAGACGTCGGGGACACTCCTCAGCATCGAATTTCAAACCGTCAATGAGTACTTGTGGCTTCTCAAAGGCGTCACCGATGCCATGGTCCCTCTCGGACGGAGAGCCCTGTTCTATCTCGCAGCCGCAGTGTCCGACTTTTTCTTGCCTGAAGACAAAATGGCTGAACACAAGATGCAGTCGGGAAAGGGAACATTGTCTCTCGAGATGGACCAAGTGCCAAAGGTTTTGAAACCCTTAGTCCAGGAATGGATGCCCGAAGGCTACATTGTCAGCTTCAAG CTTGAGACTGATCCGGCCTTGCTGATACCTAAATCAAGGGCAGCTCTCGCGAGATACGGTCATCAGCTGGTCATTGGAAACGAACTTCACCGCCGCAAATACGAAGTCGTTTTTGTAGAACGTACAAATCTACAATCTCATGTCCGATTGCAAACCAACGAGGACAATTCCCCGACCGAGACGCCCCCACTGGAAAAGGCTGACGCGCAAAATGAAGAGTTTATAGAAAGTTGGCTTAGGCTTGACGATATTCAGCCAGGAGCAGCTGAGCCAGGCAAGGCGGTCGGgggcaagggcaaggatGGTGAAGTCGAGATAGAAGAGTTGATAGTGGAAGAGCTAGTAAAGAGACACCAGCAGTGGATTAAAGGCAAAACGTGA
- a CDS encoding uncharacterized protein (Similar to TIGR gene model, INSD accession AAW43896.1), translating into MPDPAPFWLCHECGAQMRPVTVDGTPRCASCDGEFIEILDPEINPDPDYELPPPPPTRPVQQIPSRSDPHLFNFPYPQPEGSSSPGNQRDTNNAGNFLSNLFSMLGTGTRPGNEETPRRPPPAFPGEPSTSQRNGQTRNTDRPGVRTYSFNFGNARGSVTVGTFGANFGRQGDQPSRMNNTSTSAFGNAFNDPDPFRADPFDVRFRRPGDGDRNDNGDMPLPLGASEALQLIAAILDGNPHPNMGNLGDFATSDADFMRILQETFMEAAGPQGPVPANETVIEGLPRFTFDKDYLAKSQFRDCPVCKDDFEIGNEVMLIPCGHIYHPDCLIPWLRQSGTCPVCRFSLVSEDRQPNNQRTPNDGTEHTRNAEEERPATPTIPAAVSNFFRNLFGGSESQPSNPATAAEGRQGSNASQDRHSSVNVVSQPTIPTDVSSCHSPTAMPGALQREQVQQHDEVTSEGSSNDTLIRVLPEHPLDEHHEDGATDEEARKIAEQEQQAASRDRLADRVNRDFNERWQRLRREQEEDDTVYHPDLD; encoded by the exons ATGCCTGACCCCGCTCCGTTCTGGCTGTGCCATGAG TGTGGTGCACAAATGCGACCAGTCACA GTCGATGGAACGCCTCGCTGTGCATCATGTGACGGGGAATTCATTGAAATT CTTGATCCGGAAATCAACCCCGATCCTGACTATGAACTGCCTCCTCCACCACCCACTCGACCTGTTCAACAAATACCGTCTCGCTCTGATCCGCATTTGTTTAATTTTCCATATCCACAGCCTGAAGGATCGTCGTCACCAGGCAATCAAAGAGACACCAATAATGCTGGGAATTTTTTATCCAACCTCTTCAGTATGCTCGGGACAGGAACTCGGCCAGGAAATGAAGAGACACCCCGGCGACCACCTCCAGCCTTTCCCGGGGAACCCTCGACTTCGCAAAGAAATGGTCAAACCCGGAATACAGATCGCCCTGGAGTGCGGACTTATTCTTTTAATTTCGGCAATGCTCGTGGAAGTGTAACAGTTGGGACTTTCGGTGCAAATTTTGGGCGCCAAGGGGACCAGCCCTCTAGAATGAATAATACCTCCACATCGGCTTTTGGCAATGCTTTCAACGACCCGGATCCATTCAGAGC AGATCCGTTTGATGTTAGATTCCGGCGTCCGGGGGATGGCGACCGAAATGATAATGGGGACATGCCATTACCGTTGGGCGCCAGTGAAGCT CTTCAACTTATAGCGGCAATCCTCGATGGTAATCCTCACCCTAACATGGGCAATCTGGGGGACTTTGCCACTTCAGACG CGGACTTCATGAGAATATTGCAAGAGACTTTCATGGAGGCTGCAGGTCCTCAAGGGCCTGTACCTGCCAATGAGACTGTCATCGAAGGTTTACCAAGATTCACATTTGACAAAGATTATTTGG CAAAAAGTCAATTCAGAGACTGCCCTGTGTGTAAAGATGATTTCGAGATCGGTAATGAGGTGATGCTCATCCCCTGTGG ACATATTTATCATCCGGATTGCCTGATACCTTGGCTACGGCAAAGTGGCACATGTCCTGTCTG TCGATTTTCCCTCGTCAGTGAGGACCGCCAACCGAACAATCAAAGAACACCCAATGATGGGACCGAGCATACCCGCAATgccgaagaagaaagacCTGCTACTCCTACTATACCCGCTGCCGTATCAAATTTCTTCAGGAATCTCTTTGGTGGTTCTGAATCTCAACCTTCAAACCCCGCGACTGCCGCTGAAGGAAGGCAAGGAAGTAATGCTTCACAGGACCGTCATTCATCTGTGAACGTAGTAAGCCAACCTACAATTCCTACAGATGTGTCTTCCTGTCATTCACCTACTGCTATGCCTGGTGCTTTACAACGGGAGCAAGTTCAACAACATGATGAGGTAACATCCGAAGGATCATCTAACGACACTCTTATCCGTGTTTTGCCTGAACATCCGTTGGATGAGCATCATGAAGATGGCGCTACCGATGAAGAGGCAAGAAAGATTGCTGAACAAGAGCAGCAGGCTGCATCGAGAGATAGATTGGCGGACAGAGTTAACAGAGATTTCAATGAACGATGGCAGAGGTTAAGAAGagagcaggaggaggacgacACTGTTTA TCATCCGGATCTTGACTAG